The following nucleotide sequence is from Acidobacteriota bacterium.
CAACTCACGTGAGAGCACTTGCTCGTTGCGGACGCGGGGGTCGGATGAGGAGTCAGTCATGGGTTGCCGGACAATAGCGCGGCGCGTGATTCCCGTCAATTCACCCGCAGATCCGACTCAGAAATTCCCGGACGATCGGCTGCTGCGCTTCGTGTTCAAGCAGGAACGCGTCGTGGCCGTATTCGCTCGACAGTTCGCGATACTCGGCGGTGCGACCCGCCTGTCTGAGCGCGGCGGCGACAGTGGCCAACTGATAGGGCGGATACAACCAGTCCGACGAAAACGTCAGGAGCAGAAACGCCGCTTCGGTCGCTTCGAACGCGTCCGCCAGCGACCGACGCCCGGCCTCCAGGTCGAAGTAGTCGAGCGCCTTCGATAGGTACACCAGCGAATTAGCGTCGAAGCGATCGACGAAGCTGCGGCCCTGATAATCGAGATACCGCTCCACCTCGAACTCGGGTCCAAGGCTGTAGCCCGGGCCACTCTGTCCGAGGCGTCGCCCGAACTTCCGTTCCATTCCGGGATCGGACAGATACGTGACATGGCCAATCATGCGCGCGACCGAGAGCCCGTCAGCCGGCCGCTCGCCATCGTAGTACTCGCCGCCGCGCCAGTTGGGATCGGCCGTGAGGGCACGGCGGGCGATCTCATCGAACGCAATCTGCTGGGCGGAGTGCCGGTGCGTCGTGGCCAGCGCGACCACGGAACGCACGGTCTCCGGGAACGACACCGCCCATTGAAGGGCCTGCATGCCGCCCATCGAGCCCCCAGCTACGGAGACAAGGCACGAGATGCCCAGTCGATCGACGAGCGCCTTCTGCACCCGCACCATGTCGGCAATGGTCACGAAGGGAAACCGGCTGCCATATGGACGTCCCGTGCCGGGGTCGGGCGAGGCAGGCCCCGTCGTGCCGTAGCAGCTTCCGAGGACATTGGTGCACAGGACACAGAAGCGGTCGGTGTCGAAGGCGCGCCCGGGGCCGATCGCCGCGTCCCACCAGCCTGGCTTCCGGGCGCCCGGGTGCCAGCCCGCCGCGTGCGCGCCGCCCGACAACGCGTGGCACACCAGGATGACGTTGTCTCTGGCCGCACTCATGGCGCCGTATTGCTCGAACGCGACCGTGACCGACTCCAGGCGCCGGCCGCAGTCGAGTTCAAGCCCGTCCTCGAAGACGCGCAGCGTCTCGGTCTCCACGATCCCGATACCGGCGCCAGAGGTCGTGATCACGCCGCCTCCGTCTCACGCCTCGCGGCGGCAATCGCCTGTTCCAGATCCGCGATCAAGTCGGCGGCGTCTTCAATGCCAATCGACAGACGGATGAAATCATCAGGCACACCGACCGCCGCGCGCTCCTCGCCCGACAACTGCTGGTGCGTCGTCGACGCCGGGTGAATCACCAGACTCTTCGCGTCGCCGATGTTCGCCAGGTGGCTGAACAGGCGTACGGAGTTGATGAACCGTTTCGCCGCCTCGAACCCTCCGCGGATGCCGAAGCCGATAATCGCGCCGGCGCCAGACGGGAAGTACCGACGCGCGCGCGCCTCGTCGGGGTGGCCGGCCAGACCCGGATAGTTCACCCACGCGACATCAGGATGCTTCTCCAGCCACTCGGCGACGCGTATCGCGTTGGCGCAGTGCGCCGCCATGCGGTATGGGAGTGTCTCGATGCCTTGGAGAAACAGGAAGGCATTGAAGGGTGACAAGCAAGCGCCGAGATCGCGCAGCCACTGCACGCGGGCCTTGGTGATGAATGCCGCGCCCGGCGCCACCGCGCGTTCGTGGGTGCCGAACAGATCCCAGAAGACGATCCCGTGGTACGAGGGGTCCGGCTCGGTGTATTCGGGGAACCGTCCGTTGGCCCAGTTGAAGCGGCCGGCATCCACAATGGCGCCCCCGATGGAGGTGCCATGTCCGCCCAGGAACTTCGTGAGCGAGTAGACGATGATATCGGCGCCGTGGTCAAAGGGCTTGAAGATGTGCGGCGTCACCGTGTTGTCGACGACAAACGGCACGCCGGCGTCGTGCGCCACGCGGGCAATCGCATCGACATCATCCACGTTGTTCTTCGGGTTGCCGATCGATTCCGTGTACACCAGCCGGGTGTTCTCATCGATGGCACGCGCCACATTGGCCGGGTCGGATGAATCGACGAAGCGCGTCTCGATTCCCAGGCGTTCGAGCGTGTAGTGGAACAAGTTGTACGTGCCGCCATACAGGAAGCGCGTGGAGACGATGTTCTGCCCCGTACGGGCCAGGGCCAGCACGACCGTCGTGATGGCCGCCTGGCCGGACGCGAGGGCAAGAGCGCCGACTCCGCCGTCCAGTTCGGCCAACCGGCCTTCGAGCACATCGGTGGTCGGGTTGCCGATGCGTGTGTAGATGTGACCGGGCGCCTGCAGCGCGAATAGCGCCGCCGCGTGGTCCGCCGATTCGAAGACGTACGACGAGGTCTGATAGATCGGCACCGCGCGGGCGCCAACCGCGTTGTCGGGGGACTGGCCACCGTGCAGGGCCAGCGTGGCGGGACCAAACGATGAGGGAGATGTAGACATGAGCAATCCTCCTGGAGCACCTGCCGGGCTGTTCTGCCCGGCGGCGACGCCGCCGTTCATCGGTCGGCGTCAAACAGGGGCAGAGCGACCGCGCTGCGGCCGGCGCCGGCCGCCGGTCGGAACGCCTCGATCGCCCGGTTGAGTTTCAGATGGCTGCACGACGAAACAAGCGCGGCAAAGCGCGACCCGCTCGAGCAACGCTCCTGCCACACGCGTTCCGGCCTGATGCCGGCTTGGTCGAGCACGCTCGCAAGGTCGGATGCGAGTGTGGGATCGGTGACGGTCGACGGGTCCGGCAGACTGACGCGCACGTAGTGACGAGCGTCGAAGTCGCGTTCGACGCGCGTGACCGCGGTAGCCGACCACGCACGCGGTGCCACGACGCCGGCCGCAATCGCCAGCAGATCGGAGACGACGGCGATGGCCGTCGCGTCGCCCCCGGCGCCCTGGCCGGCAAACACCGTCTGGCCGCTGCGTTCGCCGCGCACGAGCACGACGTTCTCCGACCCGTTGGCCCGAGCGAGCCACGACTGCCCATCGACCAGCGCGGGCAACACGCCGGCCGCGACGCCGCCACTACGAGCATCTGAGCGGTCGGCCCACGCGATCTGGCGCACGACGTACCCGAGTTCGTCCGCCAGCGCGTGGTCGCCCGCATCCACGGCGCGGATCGACTCGGTCGGGATATCGGCGGGCCGCAGATACCCATCGAATCCAATCGTCGCCAGGATGGCCAGTTTCGCGCGCGCATCGATCCCATCCAGATCGGCGGACGGATCCTGCTCGGCCAGTCCTCTGGCCTGCGCGTCGGCGACGGCGTCGCTCATCGACACGCGCCGCTGCGCCATTTCGGTGAGCACGAAGTTACAGGTGCCGTTGACGACACCGACGATGCGCGTGAGGTGATCGCTGCTGAGGCCGTCCTGTACGCCGCGGATTACCGGCACGACGCCGCCGACAGCCGCCTCGTACCGGAGCGACTGCCCGGTCTGCCGCGCCAGGGCGATCAGCTCTCGGCCATGCTCGGCGATCACCTGCTTGTTGGCGGTGACGACGGAACGCCCCGCGCCAAGCGCGCCTGCGATCCACGTTCGGGCCGGCTCGATGCCCCCAATCACCTCGACGAAGATGTCGGTTCCCGTCTTGATCAGCGTCTCGACATCGTCGGTCCATACGACACCGGGCGGCACCCAGCCGGCAGCGGCGCGGGCAAGCGCCACGCGGCGGGTGCAGATCCCGGCGAGACGGAGGTTGGGATGGCGCTTCTCGCACAGGATGCGTGCGACCGAGCGGCCGACCGTGCCGAATCCGGCGAGACCGATCGTGAGTGGTGTGCGTGTAGCGCTCATGCCCAGATCTCCTGCGATGCTGCGGTCAGACCGGTCCTGATGGCGGCGCCCGCCGCTTCGCCTCCGTGTCCGGTGGAGTCGCGCCCAGTGCCGACTCCCACTCCGCTGCGCTCGTGCTCGAAGAACCGAGCGTGTAGCTGGGACATCGCGCGAACCACTCTTCGTTC
It contains:
- a CDS encoding homoserine O-acetyltransferase; this encodes MITTSGAGIGIVETETLRVFEDGLELDCGRRLESVTVAFEQYGAMSAARDNVILVCHALSGGAHAAGWHPGARKPGWWDAAIGPGRAFDTDRFCVLCTNVLGSCYGTTGPASPDPGTGRPYGSRFPFVTIADMVRVQKALVDRLGISCLVSVAGGSMGGMQALQWAVSFPETVRSVVALATTHRHSAQQIAFDEIARRALTADPNWRGGEYYDGERPADGLSVARMIGHVTYLSDPGMERKFGRRLGQSGPGYSLGPEFEVERYLDYQGRSFVDRFDANSLVYLSKALDYFDLEAGRRSLADAFEATEAAFLLLTFSSDWLYPPYQLATVAAALRQAGRTAEYRELSSEYGHDAFLLEHEAQQPIVREFLSRICG
- a CDS encoding O-acetylhomoserine aminocarboxypropyltransferase/cysteine synthase, with translation MSTSPSSFGPATLALHGGQSPDNAVGARAVPIYQTSSYVFESADHAAALFALQAPGHIYTRIGNPTTDVLEGRLAELDGGVGALALASGQAAITTVVLALARTGQNIVSTRFLYGGTYNLFHYTLERLGIETRFVDSSDPANVARAIDENTRLVYTESIGNPKNNVDDVDAIARVAHDAGVPFVVDNTVTPHIFKPFDHGADIIVYSLTKFLGGHGTSIGGAIVDAGRFNWANGRFPEYTEPDPSYHGIVFWDLFGTHERAVAPGAAFITKARVQWLRDLGACLSPFNAFLFLQGIETLPYRMAAHCANAIRVAEWLEKHPDVAWVNYPGLAGHPDEARARRYFPSGAGAIIGFGIRGGFEAAKRFINSVRLFSHLANIGDAKSLVIHPASTTHQQLSGEERAAVGVPDDFIRLSIGIEDAADLIADLEQAIAAARRETEAA
- a CDS encoding homoserine dehydrogenase; this encodes MSATRTPLTIGLAGFGTVGRSVARILCEKRHPNLRLAGICTRRVALARAAAGWVPPGVVWTDDVETLIKTGTDIFVEVIGGIEPARTWIAGALGAGRSVVTANKQVIAEHGRELIALARQTGQSLRYEAAVGGVVPVIRGVQDGLSSDHLTRIVGVVNGTCNFVLTEMAQRRVSMSDAVADAQARGLAEQDPSADLDGIDARAKLAILATIGFDGYLRPADIPTESIRAVDAGDHALADELGYVVRQIAWADRSDARSGGVAAGVLPALVDGQSWLARANGSENVVLVRGERSGQTVFAGQGAGGDATAIAVVSDLLAIAAGVVAPRAWSATAVTRVERDFDARHYVRVSLPDPSTVTDPTLASDLASVLDQAGIRPERVWQERCSSGSRFAALVSSCSHLKLNRAIEAFRPAAGAGRSAVALPLFDADR